The Macaca nemestrina isolate mMacNem1 chromosome 12, mMacNem.hap1, whole genome shotgun sequence genome contains a region encoding:
- the LOC105488727 gene encoding olfactory receptor 10A6, with protein MKRQNQSSVVEFILLGFSNFPELQGQLFGVFLVIYLATLIGNAIIIVIISLDQNLHVPMYLFLLNLSVVDLSFSTVIMPEMLVVLSTEKTTISFGGCFAQMYFILLFGGAECFLLGAMAYDRFAAICHPLNYQMIMNKGVFMKLVIFSWALGFMLGTVQTSWVSSFPFCGLNEINHISCETPAVLELACADTFLFEIYAFTGTFLIILVPFLLILLSYIRILFAILKIPSTTGRQKAFSTCASHLTSVTLFYGTANMTYLQPKSGYSPETKKLMSLSYSLLTPLLNPLIYSLQNSEMKRALMKLWRRRVVLHTI; from the coding sequence atgaaaagacaaaatcaaaGCTCTGTGGTTGAATTCATCCTCTTGGGTTTTTCTAACTTTCCTGAGCTCCAGGGGCAGCTCTTTGGGGTTTTCCTGGTTATTTATCTGGCGACCCTGATAGGAAATGCCATCATTATAGTCATCATCTCCCTAGACCAGAACCTCCATGTTCCCATGTACCTGTTCCTCCTGAACTTATCTGTGGTGGACCTGAGTTTCAGTACAGTTATTATGCCTGAAATGCTGGTGGtcctctctactgaaaaaactACAATTTCTTTTGGGGGCTGTTTTGCACAGATGTATTTCATCCTTCTTTTTGGTGGGGCTGAATGTTTTCTCCTGGGAGCAATGGCTTATGACCGATTTGCTGCAATTTGTCATCCTCTCAACTACCAAATGATTATGAATAAAGGAGTTTTTATGAAACTAGTTATATTTTCATGGGCCTTAGGTTTTATGTTAGGTACTGTGCAAACGTCATGGGTATCTAGTTTTCCCTTTTGTGGCCTTAATGAAATTAACCATATATCTTGTGAAACCCCAGCAGTGTTAGAACTTGCATGTGCAGACACGTTTTTGTTTGAAATCTATGCATTCACAGGCACCTTTTTGATTATTTTGGTTCCTTTCTTGTTGATACTCCTGTCTTACATTCGAATTCTTTTTGCCATCCTGAAGATTCCATCAACTACTGGGAGACAAAAGGCCTTTTCAACCTGTGCCTCTCACCTCACATCTGTGACCCTGTTCTACGGCACAGCCAATATGACTTATTTACAGCCCAAATCTGGCTACTCACCAGAAACCAAGAAACTGATGTCACTGTCTTATTCACTTCTGACACCTCTGCTGAATCCACTTATCTACAGTCTGCAAAACAGTGAGATGAAGAGGGCTTTGATGAAACTATGGCGAAGGCGAGTGGTTTTACACACAATCTGA